In Bacillus cytotoxicus NVH 391-98, the following are encoded in one genomic region:
- a CDS encoding cold shock domain-containing protein: MQGRVKWFNAEKGFGFIEREDGDDIFVHFSAIQQEGYKTLEEGQNVEFDIVDGARGPQAVNVVKL, translated from the coding sequence ATGCAAGGAAGAGTAAAATGGTTCAATGCAGAAAAAGGATTTGGATTTATTGAACGCGAAGATGGCGATGATATTTTTGTCCATTTTTCTGCAATTCAGCAAGAGGGGTATAAAACATTAGAAGAAGGACAAAATGTGGAATTTGATATTGTAGATGGAGCACGTGGACCGCAAGCGGTGAATGTTGTGAAGTTGTAA
- a CDS encoding ComF family protein, with translation MHCLLCDDYIAEEASWYSFFIRSHDRYICNLCERKLSYITGEFCHGCGRPLSSLDPAYRYGEICRDCMKWKEENCFPFIKNRSTYVYNDGMKEILARFKFRGDAELVKVFQIGFVSTFQKYFSNAQFLIPVPLSKEREYERGFNQAERLAACLPIPILPTSLTRKETEKQSKKGRIERIAAANPFYFQEEECLTGQHLVIIDDVYTTGITVRQVGELLYHAGAQSVSSLTLCRG, from the coding sequence ATGCACTGTTTACTTTGTGACGATTATATTGCCGAAGAAGCGAGTTGGTATTCTTTTTTTATTCGGTCTCACGATAGATACATATGCAATCTATGTGAACGAAAACTTTCCTATATAACAGGAGAATTTTGTCATGGCTGTGGTCGTCCGTTATCTTCTCTTGATCCGGCATATAGGTACGGGGAAATTTGTAGAGATTGTATGAAATGGAAAGAGGAAAATTGCTTTCCTTTCATAAAGAATCGTTCTACATATGTGTATAATGATGGAATGAAAGAGATATTAGCACGGTTTAAGTTTCGAGGTGATGCAGAGCTTGTGAAGGTTTTTCAAATTGGCTTTGTATCGACATTTCAAAAATACTTTTCAAATGCACAATTCCTTATTCCTGTGCCCCTTAGTAAAGAACGAGAGTATGAGCGGGGCTTTAATCAGGCTGAACGATTAGCAGCCTGCTTGCCAATTCCTATTTTACCAACATCTTTAACTAGAAAAGAGACAGAGAAACAGAGCAAAAAGGGGAGAATAGAGAGGATAGCTGCTGCCAATCCTTTTTACTTTCAAGAAGAAGAGTGTTTGACAGGGCAACATCTTGTAATTATAGATGACGTATATACGACAGGTATTACGGTGAGGCAAGTCGGTGAATTACTATATCATGCAGGTGCACAAAGTGTATCCAGTTTGACGCTTTGCCGAGGATAG
- a CDS encoding DEAD/DEAH box helicase: MQKGRQMLLHELSWSKEQLHDFISRGEIVLEKGIVRKSSNYICQRCGNQEKRLFASFLCKRCNQVCAYCRKCIMMGRVSECTMLVRSVCEGKQECFPHALQWKGVLSPGQNRAAKGVVEAIKQKESFFIWAVCGAGKTEMLFSGIDEALKNGKRVCIATPRKDVVLELAPRLQEVFPDIPFATLYGGSKEYEKEAMLIVTTTHQLLRYYRAFDVMIIDEIDAFPYAMDHMLHEAVRKAAKEDASYIYLTATPEEKWKQSVQNGKQKGVIISGRYHRHPLPVPKLKWCGNWRKLLRRKQIPQVLLDWLLIYLQKHYPIFLFVPHICYVEEVTAVLQRLHHKIAGVHAEDPMRKEKVEAFRKGDIPLLITTTILERGVTVTNLQVAVLGAEEDIFSESALVQIAGRVGRSSHNPKGEVIYFHYGKTKAMTAAKKHIQFMNKRAKQEGLID; encoded by the coding sequence ATACAAAAAGGAAGACAAATGTTATTGCATGAACTTTCATGGTCAAAAGAACAGTTGCACGATTTCATAAGTAGAGGGGAGATTGTATTAGAAAAAGGGATTGTTCGAAAAAGTTCCAATTATATATGCCAACGTTGCGGGAATCAAGAGAAACGTCTATTTGCATCATTTTTATGCAAAAGGTGTAATCAAGTATGTGCGTATTGCCGGAAGTGTATTATGATGGGACGAGTAAGCGAATGTACGATGCTTGTTCGAAGTGTTTGCGAAGGGAAACAAGAATGTTTTCCTCATGCCTTGCAGTGGAAAGGAGTATTGTCACCGGGGCAAAATAGGGCTGCAAAAGGGGTAGTAGAAGCAATTAAACAGAAAGAGTCCTTTTTTATTTGGGCGGTATGTGGTGCTGGAAAAACGGAGATGTTGTTTTCTGGCATAGATGAAGCGCTTAAAAACGGTAAGCGAGTTTGTATAGCGACGCCTCGAAAAGATGTTGTATTAGAATTAGCTCCACGACTACAAGAAGTGTTTCCAGATATACCATTTGCGACATTATACGGAGGCAGTAAAGAATATGAAAAAGAAGCGATGCTTATCGTAACTACAACTCATCAGTTGCTTCGCTATTATAGGGCGTTTGATGTCATGATTATAGATGAAATTGATGCTTTTCCGTATGCGATGGATCATATGTTACATGAGGCCGTAAGAAAAGCGGCGAAGGAGGATGCTTCCTATATTTATTTAACAGCAACTCCAGAAGAGAAATGGAAACAGAGTGTGCAAAATGGTAAACAAAAAGGTGTTATTATATCAGGACGTTATCATCGCCATCCATTACCGGTTCCTAAATTAAAATGGTGTGGAAATTGGAGAAAACTACTTCGACGTAAACAAATTCCTCAAGTTCTATTGGACTGGCTTCTTATATATCTACAAAAACATTATCCTATCTTTTTATTTGTTCCTCATATTTGTTATGTAGAGGAAGTAACGGCTGTGTTACAAAGATTACATCATAAAATTGCTGGTGTTCATGCAGAAGATCCAATGAGAAAAGAGAAAGTAGAGGCATTTCGTAAAGGGGATATACCACTACTCATAACTACAACTATATTGGAGAGAGGGGTAACGGTCACGAATTTACAAGTAGCTGTGCTAGGAGCAGAAGAGGATATTTTTTCTGAAAGTGCACTGGTTCAGATAGCGGGCCGCGTTGGTAGAAGTTCTCACAATCCAAAGGGGGAAGTCATTTATTTTCATTATGGAAAAACGAAAGCAATGACTGCTGCGAAAAAGCATATTCAATTTATGAATAAAAGGGCTAAACAAGAAGGGTTGATAGATTGA
- a CDS encoding C40 family peptidase, giving the protein MKKLKMASCALAAGMMFSVVAPNVFAEKIDDVKTQINAQNDTLHKQQQERDELQKQMNDLNKTIQNLDKSVQENTAKLDETTKKVAETEQLIEEKSKHIAELQTKISKREELLRKRLVALQEQPNTNVVAEVVVNSKNIADLVDRLTSVSKIFESDEDIMKTQQSDQEAVKRDVETVKQKQKELKEAQSKIEAAKKELDAEKAKKQEAVNELSAKMDTVVKNMTSTEGQLKELEKQALYLQQLAEKEEQEKEKAAQEAAAQKQVAEAQTQQAAPQEQPKKEPKKSAPTPAQNPAPAPGVIGKAQQYLGMPYVWGSASPSNGGFDCSGFISYVYGVGRQDVAGYWNSVSKVSSPQPGDLVFFQGTYKAGPSHIGIYVGNGQMIHAGDKGIAYSSLSSSYNQKHFLGYGRF; this is encoded by the coding sequence ATGAAAAAGCTAAAGATGGCATCTTGCGCATTGGCTGCAGGAATGATGTTTTCAGTGGTAGCACCAAATGTATTCGCAGAAAAGATTGATGACGTAAAAACACAAATTAATGCACAAAATGATACTTTACATAAACAACAACAAGAACGTGATGAGCTTCAAAAGCAAATGAATGACTTAAATAAAACGATTCAAAACTTAGATAAGTCTGTTCAAGAGAATACAGCGAAGCTTGATGAAACAACAAAAAAAGTTGCTGAAACAGAGCAATTAATTGAGGAGAAAAGTAAGCATATTGCTGAGTTACAAACAAAGATTTCTAAACGTGAAGAATTGCTGAGAAAACGTTTAGTAGCACTTCAAGAACAACCAAATACGAACGTTGTAGCAGAGGTTGTTGTGAACTCTAAGAACATTGCTGATTTAGTAGATCGTTTAACTTCAGTTTCTAAAATTTTTGAATCTGATGAAGATATTATGAAAACGCAACAAAGCGATCAAGAAGCTGTGAAAAGAGACGTTGAAACAGTTAAGCAAAAGCAAAAAGAGCTGAAAGAAGCACAATCAAAAATTGAAGCAGCAAAGAAAGAGCTTGATGCTGAAAAAGCAAAAAAACAAGAAGCGGTAAATGAATTAAGTGCTAAAATGGACACTGTTGTAAAAAATATGACAAGTACAGAAGGTCAATTAAAAGAGCTTGAAAAGCAAGCGTTATATTTACAACAATTAGCTGAAAAAGAAGAACAAGAAAAAGAAAAGGCTGCACAAGAAGCGGCTGCTCAAAAACAAGTAGCAGAGGCTCAAACACAACAAGCAGCTCCGCAAGAACAGCCTAAAAAAGAACCGAAAAAATCAGCTCCAACTCCTGCGCAAAACCCAGCTCCAGCTCCTGGTGTAATTGGTAAAGCACAGCAATATTTAGGTATGCCATACGTTTGGGGAAGTGCATCTCCATCAAACGGTGGTTTTGACTGCAGTGGTTTCATCTCTTATGTTTATGGAGTAGGTCGTCAAGATGTTGCTGGTTACTGGAACTCTGTTTCTAAAGTAAGCAGTCCACAACCAGGAGATTTAGTATTCTTCCAAGGTACTTACAAAGCAGGTCCATCTCACATTGGTATTTATGTTGGTAATGGACAAATGATTCATGCTGGTGATAAAGGTATTGCATACTCTAGCTTAAGCAGCAGTTACAATCAAAAACATTTCTTAGGTTATGGTAGATTCTAA
- a CDS encoding winged helix-turn-helix transcriptional regulator — protein MEHNSCLCPKFESAFTLLSKKWTGLIIKSLLEEPKRFREIADIIPNMSDRMLSERLKELESEGIVVRNVYPEVPVRIEYGLTDKGKALESVMNEVQNWAEKWVK, from the coding sequence ATGGAGCATAATTCTTGCTTATGTCCAAAGTTCGAGTCGGCCTTCACACTGCTTAGTAAGAAGTGGACGGGGTTAATTATTAAATCTTTATTAGAAGAGCCGAAGCGTTTTAGAGAAATCGCTGATATTATCCCGAATATGAGCGATCGTATGTTGTCAGAGCGTCTAAAGGAATTAGAAAGCGAAGGCATTGTTGTTCGTAATGTGTATCCAGAAGTACCTGTCCGAATTGAATACGGACTAACTGATAAAGGAAAAGCACTGGAGAGTGTTATGAACGAGGTTCAAAATTGGGCTGAAAAATGGGTGAAATAA
- a CDS encoding DegV family protein, giving the protein MRTAIVTDSTAYIPKHIREELNIHMIPLNVVFGTTSYQEEEEITADDFYVKVREQEELPKTSQPAIGKFVELFEELAKEYDAVISIHLSSGISGTYQTATTAGQMVEGIDVYAYDSEISCEVQGFYVREGAKMAREGKTPEEILKRFDEMKKTIDAYFVVDDLHHLQRGGRLNSAQAFIGSLLQVKPILYFRDKVIIPFEKIRTRKKALKRIVEIFDEQASKGLPMEAVIIHANREEEAEAWKQELQEKYPHVTIRTSYFGAVIGTHLGEGSIGLGWYTK; this is encoded by the coding sequence ATGAGAACAGCTATTGTTACTGATAGTACAGCATATATACCAAAGCATATTCGTGAAGAACTCAATATACACATGATTCCATTAAATGTTGTTTTCGGAACAACATCTTATCAAGAGGAAGAAGAGATAACAGCTGATGATTTTTATGTGAAAGTACGTGAACAAGAAGAATTGCCAAAGACTTCTCAGCCGGCAATCGGAAAGTTTGTCGAGCTGTTTGAAGAATTAGCAAAAGAATATGATGCTGTTATTAGTATCCATCTTTCAAGTGGGATTAGTGGGACATATCAAACAGCGACAACAGCTGGACAGATGGTCGAGGGTATTGATGTGTACGCATATGATTCTGAAATCAGTTGTGAAGTGCAAGGGTTTTATGTTCGTGAAGGGGCAAAAATGGCGCGTGAAGGCAAGACACCTGAAGAGATTTTAAAGCGATTTGATGAGATGAAAAAGACGATTGATGCATATTTTGTTGTGGATGATCTACATCATTTACAACGAGGCGGTCGTTTGAATAGTGCGCAAGCGTTTATTGGAAGCTTACTTCAAGTGAAGCCGATATTATATTTTAGAGATAAAGTTATTATTCCTTTTGAAAAAATTCGTACGCGCAAAAAAGCATTAAAGCGCATTGTTGAAATCTTTGATGAGCAGGCGAGTAAAGGGCTGCCAATGGAAGCTGTTATTATTCATGCAAATCGTGAAGAGGAAGCAGAGGCATGGAAGCAAGAATTGCAAGAGAAATATCCACATGTTACAATTCGAACTAGCTATTTTGGAGCTGTTATTGGTACGCATTTAGGAGAAGGCTCGATTGGCTTAGGTTGGTATACAAAATAA
- a CDS encoding YigZ family protein produces MLLQYLTIKGYGEHEIVIQKSRFICYISRAKTEEEAQAFIQKIKKQHWNATHNCSAYLIGEQDQIQKANDDGEPSGTAGVPMLEVLKKRGLKDTVVVVTRYFGGIKLGAGGLIRAYGKCTSEGINHVGIVERKLMRVMKTEIDYTLLGKVENELRHSEYAIKDIQYLENVTFATYVEEDQKQNFTDWMIELTNGQCTIKEDDMLYLEQDVPQ; encoded by the coding sequence TTGTTATTACAATATTTAACAATCAAAGGCTACGGTGAGCACGAAATTGTCATTCAAAAATCAAGATTTATCTGTTATATTAGCCGAGCCAAAACTGAAGAAGAGGCGCAAGCATTTATCCAAAAAATAAAAAAACAACATTGGAATGCGACGCATAACTGTTCTGCTTATTTAATCGGCGAACAAGATCAAATTCAAAAAGCAAATGATGATGGCGAACCGAGCGGTACAGCTGGCGTTCCAATGCTAGAAGTACTTAAAAAACGCGGTTTGAAAGATACCGTCGTTGTCGTTACACGTTACTTTGGTGGTATTAAACTAGGGGCAGGCGGTCTCATTCGCGCATACGGAAAATGTACAAGTGAAGGGATTAACCATGTAGGTATAGTCGAACGAAAACTAATGCGTGTGATGAAAACAGAGATTGACTATACATTACTCGGAAAAGTTGAGAATGAATTGCGCCACTCTGAGTATGCCATCAAAGATATACAGTACTTAGAGAACGTAACGTTTGCTACGTATGTAGAAGAAGATCAGAAACAAAACTTTACCGATTGGATGATTGAACTAACAAATGGGCAATGTACAATTAAAGAAGACGATATGCTATACCTCGAACAAGATGTCCCACAATAA
- a CDS encoding LCP family protein: MEDRYHHLQKRRVKKKRRRKLVLFLIFACLFGSVGLYFLNSYSSLMEMYNGFTRDKSKLRAEDVEITKTPFTVLIMGIEDYATDGQNGRTDSLMFATVDPKSKKVSLMSIPRDSRVTIAGKNRKDKINAAHAYGGESMAIDTVENFLEVPVDHYVKIDFKGFKGIVDAVGGVTVDVPFDFWERSDTNYDKKIHFKQGKHDLNGEEALAYVRMRKQDPNGDYGRAARQRQVLAAVIHKLNSASTVFKIKDLADVVGKYIKTDIPIFDGLAVYKKFSDFDPSHIETLKLEGEDKKIDGIYYFIPDEISMQVIRNSIKKNIGKADEQTESTTDTNEGTAEQNKDANKNTSSQSGANNEEKPAANKKVPESPPSTNAHAEWIMRNHQ; the protein is encoded by the coding sequence ATGGAAGATCGTTATCATCATCTCCAAAAAAGAAGAGTAAAAAAGAAACGTAGACGTAAATTGGTTCTCTTTCTTATTTTTGCATGCCTATTTGGCAGTGTAGGGCTATACTTTCTTAATTCTTACTCTTCACTTATGGAAATGTATAATGGCTTTACACGCGATAAATCCAAGTTACGTGCAGAAGATGTAGAAATCACAAAAACTCCGTTTACCGTTCTTATTATGGGGATTGAAGATTATGCAACAGATGGGCAAAACGGTCGAACGGATTCCCTTATGTTTGCAACCGTGGATCCGAAATCTAAAAAGGTCTCCCTCATGAGCATTCCACGTGACTCACGGGTAACGATTGCAGGAAAGAATAGAAAAGACAAAATCAATGCCGCACATGCTTATGGCGGAGAAAGTATGGCAATAGACACTGTTGAAAACTTTTTAGAAGTTCCTGTTGATCACTATGTAAAAATTGACTTTAAAGGATTTAAAGGAATTGTCGATGCAGTGGGAGGCGTTACTGTCGATGTCCCATTTGATTTTTGGGAACGTTCCGATACGAACTATGATAAAAAAATCCACTTTAAACAAGGAAAGCACGATTTAAATGGGGAGGAAGCTCTTGCTTATGTTCGCATGCGAAAGCAGGATCCAAATGGAGATTACGGCCGTGCCGCAAGACAGCGTCAAGTACTTGCTGCTGTTATACACAAATTGAACTCTGCATCAACCGTATTTAAAATTAAAGATTTAGCAGATGTCGTTGGAAAATATATAAAAACTGATATACCGATCTTTGATGGGCTTGCTGTTTACAAGAAATTTTCTGATTTCGATCCTTCTCATATCGAAACGTTAAAACTAGAAGGAGAAGACAAAAAAATAGATGGAATCTATTACTTCATTCCAGATGAAATAAGCATGCAAGTTATTCGTAATTCGATTAAGAAAAATATCGGAAAAGCTGATGAACAAACAGAATCAACAACCGATACAAACGAAGGAACAGCAGAGCAAAATAAAGATGCAAACAAAAATACATCTTCACAATCAGGTGCAAATAATGAGGAGAAACCTGCTGCAAACAAAAAAGTACCAGAGTCACCACCCTCTACAAATGCGCATGCAGAGTGGATTATGCGAAATCATCAATAA